GCTCTAAAAGaagggtgggttttttctatGTATCATTAAAGATCAGAGATACTTCTAAGGATTATCAAGAAATGTACATACATAATCATTGAAGTTCAATTAGAATAATGATTTTTGATCCCGTCATGCAGCTTTCTGGCTAAATGTAGACCAGACAGGTTAGATATGAGATCtagaaaaagaatatttgttATTAGCAATTACTAAAATTATAATTGCTGAACAGCCCTGTCTAGTTATCAGTAGTGTGACAACACAAGGTTATTTTTGATATGTTCATACACTCTTCAGCAAAATagcacaaataatttaaaactggctttcctgctctgcaaaaaTGTCAAGATAATTAATACTTTACAACTAGTTTAATTAAATACAGTGCCCTGTATTTAATGCAAGCCTCTGTTTTGCAGGAACCTGATATTGATGGTGTATGTGAAAACATCACTAAAAAGATGGGTGAAGAGCTGAGAGAGCTAGAATCCAAGCCGACAGGACAGcattcccatccccaccacCCACACAGACACGGACACCACCgccgccaccaccaccaccgcCACCATCACATGGGCAGTCATGATCCCAAACATGAGAACCACCAGGCTGCTTCTGAAACTGGGAGACGTCATCCTCACAGCAGCTGGCGTCACAGGGTTTTTGGTCATCACAGACATGATCAGATAGGTAGTCAGGAGCCAGTAGAAACTGTCCCTCCAGGAGAAATTGTGGAAATTGCACAAGATAAAAAActaggaaagaaagggaaaaacagctgtaaaaacCAGTTAACTTGAAACTGGCAGACAGGATCAGACTCAACCTCTAGTAGCTGATCCTGTCATTGTCGACACCTTTTGTTTGAAGAGCTAGGGAATTCTGTCACTTGACAGTGTCGTGGAGCACTACCAAATTCCTGCAGGTGACAtgggcagctggcagcagaggaCATCACTGAGTCTTGACAGTGACgtctgctctctgctgcctgaCACTCACCAGCAGGAGCAAGTGAAACCAGTGACACctgacagtgacaggaaaaggtgAGAAACTGATCCTGAAAAACAAACTAAGCACCTTCCAGAAACAAGGGAGTCCCACTAACTCAATTCATAGAGTtgcaagagcagaaaaataaacagatcaAGTGTTTTTATTGCCCCCAATTCAAAATTATACTGACAGGTATGTGGAGCTAAAATATTGCAAAGAGGTATATTTTTAGAGCAGTGTTCTTAGAATTATAGAATACCTGTCAAATTCCATCAGTGAAAAGCTTCATGatttaaaggaatttaattGACCCCTAAAAAAGTTTGGTTTTCAGTTCCACTGGGAAGGTGTCTGCATTCTTGATTAATTTGTCTTTCTTGTTTCTCTTCTAACATTCTGCTTGCATTTGTGAGGACAGGAGCATAAACTATGACCTAGGGGCTCCTGTCTGATGTTTTGCAATCCAGAACAGAAGATAACCAAGACAGATATATGaagcattttttattaaaaagacaaTATATTTGAAAGTTGAGGTTgtttgtttggtattttttctaACCTGGGGATACAAATCATGTACAAGCAAAACTTACTCCTAAGCAATGTGACTAGaatttcacatgaaaaatgtaATATATAGACATTAACTGCTTTATTTTCAAGTAACAGATTTATATGCTTAACTTTCATGGCTTAGATACAGTAAGAGGCTCCATTAATACATACTGCTACAGCCTGTAAAATCCTACTAAATCAGTAACATCATCCTAAAGTGAGAAGTAGTGTTAATGACAGTGTCAGAATCAAAAAGATGGTGGGATGAAAACAAGTTTAATCTTGGTGTAATGTTTATCTTTGTTTATAACAGTGCCGAATTTGATAAATCTGTATCAATTAGTAACATAATATACCACTTAAACCTGTGTAACTAATCTGTCTGTAGCCTAGCATTGCTAATGTTTGATTAATGGAATGGAAGTAAATCCATTGTTAGAAGGATTCCCGGATGAAGAAGAGAATattcataaaaagaaaactgctaTGAAAGTATACACAATAATTAATGATggtttaatagggaaattacTACTCCTACAAAACCTGAATCTTTTTATTGTGAATGCTGATTAGCAAGAGAGTAGCTCTGAATAAACACAGAATGCATGCCTTTGGAATGTTTGAAAATAgtgttttcaataaaaaatactttcttcatGTATTGTGTTCATTTTGAGATGCACAGTTTGAAACACCGAAATGCTTCATGCAATTTGTCCAGAATCGCCTCCGTTTGAAGGGCAGGTCTTCACCTTTGTTAAGACGTTGCTCCAAGTCTCTTATGGTGTTTCGGAGAACTTcaatttccttgtttttctcttcctggagatgctgcagctTCTGTTAAGATTCAGGGAAAAGCTTCATTCTTAACCATCACATAAAATTATGTAATGATACATTTTGCTATTGTGAGTAAGAAATATTCTAATCAGAATATTTTCCTCAGTATTTCATAtcacaaaattacaaaaattatttccccaGAATCCTGCTTTTCTGACATCCCAAAATCTTAAGtttacaacaacaacaaaaaagcatttACACGGTTTGTATCAGTGTCATTTATGTCAGTTCTATCTTAAGTTTCCAGGTTAACAATTCACCACCTCCCATGTGGCTTTTTGGTGTTGCTTACCCTCATCAGTATCAATAGGCCAAGAGCCATGACAGTTGGAGTTGATGATCCTAAAAGCCTTTTCTAtcttaaatttttctttgcttctatGAATTCTGTTGTGTAGAGGTGGGAGGGGTGTGGGGGGAGAACAAACAGAGAAACCCCAGGGAACTCCTGCTTCAAGCGCTCTGAAACATACTCCATGTCTGTGTGCTACAGGTTGTGAAAGCACCTACCCTTCGATAGATACTTTGTGGCAAGACTGAAGCCTCTGAAAATGACTTGGTGGTTTTATCCTGAGCTCTTGCCAATTTAGCATTGAACTGAAAGAATCAGGCAAGACAAAACAGTAAGTAtgaacgggggggggggggcggggggagagAATGTATATTAAATATATCAAGTATAACTTTCACTTTTTATTAGTTGCATTTTTTTACCTGAGCATAGTAGAAGTAAGCCTTTCTACTGATTAATCCTAGAAAAATGAAGCTCTTTATGCTTATGTAAAAAAGAATGCCGttatgtttcttaaaaaaaaaggcctcGAAATTTAGCAAAACTAGTACAAATATGATAAACTAAAACCATGTAGATAAAAAagacacttctgaaaaaaaaaaaaaattgaaggctTCTCAGCCACATATctgcaggaggagaaaatacGGAGGATGATAAAAATCTCTGAAATCATCATTCCTCTCTTATGTTCCAAGGATAACTCAGCCTGAACACTCAGCCTGAACACTTTCAcatcttatttcttttttgatgTGTGAAGGGTTTGAAGTATTTCCTTAATTCTTTCTGTAATGGGAGTGGTTTAAAACCTGAGCAATTAAATGCTTGTTGAGTGCTCTGGCTTAAATCTCTGCAGGACTAGAAATTTTTAttggaattttatttaaacatatatatatatatatatatattcccggaattcagaaattaaaaccaaGAAAGTTAAGCAGAAAAACATGGCTGAATTTTTTTATAGCTCAAAATCTAAAAGAGTttgaaagtaatttaatttgtaACAAGAACAGAGTAACCTTCAGTCTCTCTATCCAGTGGGTGGAACATGATTCCTGAGCAGGAGTGAGTTACCGTTGTGGAAGGGAGCACCTGCCACTGATCTTTGTGAAGACAATAAATAATTAGGTTTTCTAGATTCCATCATATTACTTTGTTAAGTACTAATGAACGTTTTTTCACTACACAGTCTCTTTGAAGTTCACCCAATGCCCAGTTCATCTTTAAGTCAGCTTTGTAATGCATACCTCTATCTGCAGTTTAATTATTTCATTCTGCTTCTCttcattttgaattttcagCTGTCTAGTTAGTTCTAATATTTCcagttcttttttctctctctgttctcTAAACTCCGTTTCTTTTACTTCAACTAGCAACACAGTAACACCAAATATTACGATTATAGAAGATGTTTAGATCAAAATTATCATAATTTTCCAAATATTGAAACTTTCTTGAACACCAACATTTTACTGTAAGACAATTTCATTCAAGCAAAAACCATACTGAAACTATATGAAAACCACACCATCCCATCCCAGTAAGACggtgtctttttaaaaaagcatcgTAAGTTACAAAAACTTTCCTTGTTGTTTTCAGCTATATGGATGatcaaaaaatcctcctttttaAGGTTGTGCCTCTAATGGACAAAATGAATATTGAAGTCAGTTTTTTCTCATTGCAGTATTATTTATTTGTGAAAATAATGTCCTACTCTCCTGAACACAGATAAAACATTCTAACAGCAGTTTAGCAAGGTTCCAGTCAACACTTAACCCAAAACTTCATTCCTTCAGATTTTTAGGTCCAGATTCCCAGCATTTGTTCTAACTGTTTGGGAATTTCTGCTCATCCTGTGTTGCTGTACTATTGCTTCATTACCACTGTCTGCTCTCTTCAGCTAAGATAAAGTTCCATTAAACACGGCCCACTTCTACCGTTGACATGTTTCCACTAAGCAGTGGAACTTATCCTAGATGAAATGTAGCTTCTACAGGTTACAGTATGTTTTACCCATTGCTAAAGCATTCAGTCTTCAGAGGacttacattttttccttatatcGCAATTCAACTGTGTTATTTCTAATTTGTGGTcttcctctttgtttttaatttctctcatGAGTTTCTGAATTTGGTCTTTATACTCCTgtgaatgtaaaatattttataaagatCTTGCAGATTCTGTGCTCTTAGTCTTCTGCAAACAACAACCATCATGCAAAAATGTACAATAGTCTATAATTCAGTACTTGTTTTATCCTCAGTCTTGTAAATTTAAACATCCAATTACTTCTTACACTGTCTGGCTGAAGTCCACAGATGAAAAACATAACAGATTTCATTGTATTAGAGCTATCTGTTAATACAGAATTAGAAATTGTACTTCTTAGGAGAAGAGGCAAATGGAgatgatgccttaagaggccacctaaaacagagactggacaagaataagggaataaaggtaggtgtttatttgaagggccttcaaaggtacaccgtGGgaagccagaggctactgccaagatggaccccaggatggacgacaggtcacaagttcttcacatttttataggtttggttcattagCACATCAgagttaattctccaattaaagcttcagtttaatgatgtaatttcccctcagcttgccccctTTTCAGAGGCTTTaggtttacacattttgggcctaggaccgtctgggtgtccttgaagagcaggcccgCAGAGGCTTTGTTATCTCTGCCTAGCATGAGAGAGtagaagttaacaggctacaagaaacttcagagttacacactaagcacTACAGGATTTGAAGAATAttaaagttaaaacctaaggcatcagagAGGTAATATTCCTTTTCTCAGACCAGGATCTGACACAATGATGAAGTTAGTTAAGGGACTACAGTTTCACCTTTGTGGATTTTTGACTCTAGGATTGCATGATTCAAGTATGAATTTTGTTGGTATTGCTTATACCAAGGATTCCACAAATTCATGCTGGTAACCATAGACACATCAGTGATACCAGCAGTAGTGATGCT
This genomic stretch from Corvus hawaiiensis isolate bCorHaw1 chromosome Z, bCorHaw1.pri.cur, whole genome shotgun sequence harbors:
- the LOC125319898 gene encoding selenoprotein P, coding for MWAGLGLVLALCLLPGGGTEIQNCLEPPEWRIGEEDPMWNSRGSVTVVALLQASUSLCLRQASSLEDLRVKLENEGLVNISYVVVNYQGPQSRREFHLLKERVSDYIAVYQQDEQQDDVWTTLNGNKDDFLIYDRCGRLVYHLGLPYSFLHFQYVEESIKIAYCENKCGNCSYTEPDIDGVCENITKKMGEELRELESKPTGQHSHPHHPHRHGHHRRHHHHRHHHMGSHDPKHENHQAASETGRRHPHSSWRHRVFGHHRHDQIGSQEPVETVPPGEIVEIAQDKKLGKKGKNSCKNQLTUNWQTGSDSTSSSUSCHCRHLLFEELGNSVTUQCRGALPNSCRUHGQLAAEDITESUQURLLSAAUHSPAGASETSDTUQUQEKVRNUSUKTN
- the CCDC152 gene encoding LOW QUALITY PROTEIN: coiled-coil domain-containing protein 152 (The sequence of the model RefSeq protein was modified relative to this genomic sequence to represent the inferred CDS: substituted 1 base at 1 genomic stop codon) encodes the protein MNHSDXETMKKNTVVNLDKLLEDFSEIEKKISEINEANNLLIHQLEKCNRLLTLSQSKEESIKEECSTLQNVIKGLTQTIENQCNVKDENDRLKGTIHILEDKLKTCEEEYKDQIQKLMREIKNKEEDHKLEITQLNCDIRKKFEVKETEFREQREKKELEILELTRQLKIQNEEKQNEIIKLQIEFNAKLARAQDKTTKSFSEASVLPQSIYRRKLQHLQEEKNKEIEVLRNTIRDLEQRLNKGEDLPFKRRRFWTNCMKHFGVSNCASQNEHNT